In Strix uralensis isolate ZFMK-TIS-50842 chromosome 18, bStrUra1, whole genome shotgun sequence, one DNA window encodes the following:
- the C18H20orf96 gene encoding LOW QUALITY PROTEIN: uncharacterized protein C20orf96 homolog (The sequence of the model RefSeq protein was modified relative to this genomic sequence to represent the inferred CDS: substituted 1 base at 1 genomic stop codon), producing the protein MDAQGPIPSVAEESKRTDYSKWQKTKAEEGKSPARRLTLPALTEEDKKKKGENKKPVKKTPLPSETSSSQETYRSFTQRKLALRKAELAKTLEEIKVATNLTNLKKNAIEELKQHSARLAESGCRLVKDVQRTDGSTAKQARSLLQQYEVLQRVQAMEQSFCQNQLDTARAELQEMEKTMEKNLGKLQQQLVEVTSKVEVLQDVLGVLQTYIDGQHPEPTAQILLLQGSIQNLKEQQQEEIEKTEEVGKAIMEALEKKARAEQEALLQKVMETLLHQDGLKQMVINNHVLXCEILRQGEMSELGKKQRSAAEPAALSLCPSSGFCLSAIMKDLEGEIGELKISIQTLCQSARDLRALIFADVLLHRLKCLPDTKVILSLPAEGTPLSRRAPGASSQPLSAARGLTPWLYGAVK; encoded by the exons ATGGATGCGCAGGGCCCGATCCCGAGTGTTGCTGAAGAGTCCAAGAGAACA GATTACAGCAAATGGCAGAAGACAAAAGCAGAGGAGGGGAAATCTCCAGCCCGCAGGTTGACTTTGCCAGCACTCACTGAGGAGgacaagaagaagaaaggggagaacaagaagccAG TTAAAAAAACACCCTTGCCTTCGGAGACATCATCATCCCAAGAGACATACAGAAGTTTTACTCAGAGGAAATTAGCACTCAGGAAGGCTGAATTAGCTAAAACCTTGGAAGAGATCAAAGTTGCCACA AATCTGACCAATCTGAAGAAAAATGCCATCGAGGAGCTGAAGCAGCACAGCGCCCGCCTGGCAGAGAGCGGCTGCCGGCTGGTGAAGGACGTCCAGCGCACTGATGGCAGCACTGCCAAGCAAGCCAGGAGCCTGCTGCAGCAGTATGAAGTACTTCAG AGGGTGCAGGCGATGGAGCAGAGCTTCTGTCAGAACCAGCTGGATACAGCAAGGGCAGAGCTccaggaaatggaaaaaacaatggaaaagaaTCTGGGAA agctccagcagcagctggttgAAGTCACATCGAAGGTGGAAGTTCTCCAGGATGTGCTCGGTGTCCTGCAGACCTACATCGACGGGCAGCATCCAGAACCAACTGCCCAGATACTCCTCCTGCAGGGCAGCATCCAGAACCTGAAGGAGCAACAGCAG GAGGAGATAGAGAAGACAGAAGAAGTGGGGAAGGCCATCATGGAAGCACTGGAAAAGAAGGCACGGGCGGAACAAGAGGCACTATTACAGAAAGTCATGGAG ACGTTGCTGCACCAGGATGGCCTGAAGCAGATGGTGATAAACAATCACGTTCTGTGATGTGAAATACTGAGGCAAGGGGAGATGAGTGAGCTGGGGAAGAAGCAGCGCAGTGCGGCAGAGCCAGCCGCCCTCAGCCTTTGCCCTTCGTCAGGATTTTGTCT CTCTGCT ATTATGAAGGACCTGGAGGGGGAGATTGGTGAGCTGAAGATAAGCATCCAGACTCTCTGCCAGAGTGCAAGAGACCTGAGAGCGCTGATCTTTGCTGACGTTCTTCTCCACAGACTGAA GTGCTTGCCAGATACCAAGGTGATCCTCAGCCTCCCTGCCGAGGGGACGCCGCTCAGCCGACGCGCGCCCGGCGCTTCATCCCAGCCCCTCTCAGCCGCCCGGGGACTCACGCCGTGGTTGTACGGAGCAGTAAAGTAA